From Triticum urartu cultivar G1812 chromosome 2, Tu2.1, whole genome shotgun sequence, a single genomic window includes:
- the LOC125539031 gene encoding O-glucosyltransferase rumi homolog isoform X1: MAMAVAPAGAVEGQRSSKLVAALSRTSATFLFFSVVAVGAVAVSTRWITTNTTTLQASFPTTAAIPAAAAAVLHPKTQHPNPSPQSPSRQPRPPPAAYSISCPVPSLRLNISHAAKASKSSQTLALALSSPSSCRSSPDPPPATATAAGSSSNSSCPPYFRFIHEDLRPWRAAGGVTRAMLARARATASFRLVVLGGRAFVQRFRPAFQTRDLFTIWGILQLLRRYPGRVPDLDLMFDCVDWPVVRTHLYRGEHAPFMPPLFRYCGDDRTLDIVFPDWSFWGWPEINIKPWDALHKDLKDGNSKVRWFSREPYAYWKGNAAVATSRQELVKCNVSSTQDWNARIYTQDWFKESKEGYKTSDLGSQCTHRYKIYIEGSAWSISQKYILACDSMTLLVTPKYYDFFSRSLMPLQHYWPVRDNNKCASIQYAVNWGNSHKQLAQRIGKEASNFVEQEVNMDHVYDYMLHLLREYAKLLSFKPTKPPEAVEVCPDSLVCQAEGTERKFLMESMVKSAHDSGPCDLPPPFSRRELTMLKRRKENSIRQVEMWEQRASTTR; the protein is encoded by the exons ATGGCGATGGCGGTGGCACCAGCTGGGGCCGTGGAGGGACAGCGGTCCAGCAAGCTCGTCGCGGCGCTGTCGAGAACGAGCGCGaccttcctcttcttctccgtGGTCGCCGTCGGAGCGGTCGCCGTATCCACTCGCTGGATCACCACCAACACCACCACT TTGCAGGCAAGCTTCCCCACCACCGCGGCCattcccgccgccgccgccgccgttctcCACCCCAAAACACAGCACCCCAACCCATCACCGCAGTCGCCCTCCAGACAACCGCGACCACCACCCGCCGCCTACTCCATCTCTTGCCCCGTCCCTTCCCTCCGTCTCAACATCTCCCACGCCGCCAAAGCGAGCAAATCTTCCCAAACCCTGGCCCTCGCGCTCTCCTCCCCGTCCTCCTGCCGCTCCTCCCCCGACCCCCCACCGGCCACCGCAACCGCCGCCGGCTCATCCTCCAACTCCTCGTGCCCGCCCTACTTCCGCTTCATCCACGAGGACCTCCGCCCATGGCGCGCGGCGGGGGGCGTCACCCGCGCCATGCTCGCGCGCGCCCGCGCCACCGCCAGCTTCCGCCTCGTCGTCCTGGGCGGCCGGGCCTTCGTGCAGCGGTTCCGCCCGGCGTTTCAGACGCGCGACCTCTTCACCATCTGGGGGATTCTCCAGCTGCTCCGTCGCTACCCCGGCCGCGTCCCCGACCTCGACCTCATGTTCGACTGCGTCGACTGGCCCGTCGTCCGCACGCACCTCTACCGCGGTGAGCACGCCCCCTTCATGCCGCCGCTCTTCCGGTACTGCGGGGATGACAGGACGCTCGACATCGTCTTCCCAGATTGGTCATTCTGGGGCTG GCCGGAGATCAACATAAAACCATGGGATGCCCTGCATAAAGATTTGAAGGATGGTAATAGTAAGGTAAGATGGTTCAGTAGAGAACCTTATGCTTACTGGAAAGGGAATGCAGCAGTTGCGACATCACGGCAGGAATTGGTTAAGTGTAATGTCTCCAGCACGCAAGACTGGAATGCAAGGATTTACACTCAG GACTGGTTCAAAGAGAGCAAGGAAGGGTATAAGACCTCGGATTTGGGCAGTCAGTGCACTCACAG GTACAAGATCTATATAGAAGGATCAGCATGGTCTATCAGTCAGAAATATATTCTAGCATGTGATTCCATGACATTGTTGGTCACACCAAAATACTATGATTTCTTTTCAAGGTCTCTTATGCCGCTTCAGCATTATTGGCCAGTTCGGGATAACAATAAATGCGCCTCAATACAATATGCTGTTAACTGGGGCAACTCTCACAAGCAATTG GCACAGCGCATAGGAAAGGAAGCAAGCAATTTCGTTGAACAAGAGGTTAATATGGACCATGTGTATGATTACATGCTTCACCTGTTAAGGGAATATGCCAAGCTTCTAAGTTTCAAGCCAACTAAGCCACCTGAAGCTGTTGAGGTCTGCCCTGACTCTTTGGTCTGCCAAGCTGAAGGCACTGAGAGGAAGTTTCTTATGGAATCCATGGTGAAGTCTGCCCATGATTCAGGTCCATGTGATCTTCCCCCACCTTTCAGCCGCCGGGAGCTCACAATGCTAAAACGGAGGAAAGAAAATTCGATCAGGCAGGTTGAAATGTGGGAGCAGAGAGCTTCGACAACTAGATGA
- the LOC125539032 gene encoding uncharacterized protein LOC125539032, producing MMARSGRDRFLRRRRSCQPQAVHGDDRISALSDDLLLDILGRLDTRTVLATGMLSKRWAGLPREHPVLDFRVGDILPPRYHRWLLLHRDPEVTGFHHKSGAAKVEKAMRHIRRYERRAMRALASSAERLSDAAAGRRVSRLTLEFFSTHNTGCINRLISTAIDAWEVRDVVAVAKPVYSQRRKFHAFPSQGICGHPHASRLRSLKLAGCALPPLRGHGALTVLVLQDTPMSAYEGVFTLCPQLQVLHLISCYTADIRGQITVDAPGSDLRELVVDRCVGFIGICLRALPRLERLASLGTRVSFEAASCPCLRQCNLALCRGVTEATARRYFVPRTKLELASFVGCIPDVTGMIVRFTGPDRWIVPSVSSPALSLLPNLRRLLVADVPRCWDVSWPRLLLETAPSLETLHVHVAPPPCKEEEEPSGDEISWRPAMRGHRHLKEFVMTGFEGTERQVYLVRFVMGVCSTALRHVAMLKKGLVRDKGHWDWEMATQQQHSQSQWTDEEKDKTLKQIMNGVPSYSTASPVIVFG from the coding sequence ATGATGGCTAGGAGCGGGAGGGATCGATTtctgcgccgccgccgcagctGCCAGCCGCAGGCGGTCCACGGTGATGACCGGATCAGCGCCCTATCCGACGACCTCCTCCTCGACATCCTGGGCCGCCTCGACACCCGCACGGTTCTCGCCACCGGGATGCTCTCCAAGCGCTGGGCCGGCCTCCCCCGCGAGCACCCCGTCCTCGACTTCCGCGTCGGGGACATACTCCCGCCGCGCTACCACCGATGGCTCCTCCTCCATCGGGACCCCGAGGTCACCGGTTTCCACCACAAATCCGGCGCGGCAAAGGTGGAGAAGGCCATGCGCCACATCAGGAGGTACGAGCGCCGCGCCATGCGCGCCTTGGCCAGCTCCGCCGAGCGCCTCTCGGACGCGGCGGCCGGCCGGAGGGTCAGCAGGCTGACGCTCGAGTTCTTCTCGACCCACAACACCGGCTGCATCAACCGGCTCATCTCCACGGCCATCGATGCTTGGGAGGTCCGCGACGTCGTGGCCGTCGCCAAGCCGGTCTACTCGCAACGCCGGAAGTTCCACGCCTTCCCCAGCCAGGGCATCTGCGGGCACCCTCACGCGTCACGCCTGCGAAGCCTCAAGCTTGCTGGCTGCGCGCTCCCGCCGCTCCGCGGGCACGGCGCGCTCACCGTGCTCGTCCTGCAGGACACGCCCATGTCGGCGTACGAGGGCGTCTTCACCTTGTGCCCGCAGCTGCAGGTGCTCCACCTCATCTCCTGCTACACCGCTGACATACGAGGGCAGATCACCGTGGACGCCCCCGGGTCGGACCTGAGGGAGCTCGTCGTCGACCGCTGCGTCGGGTTCATAGGGATATGCCTGCGGGCTCTTCCCAGGCTCGAGCGCCTGGCCTCCCTGGGCACGAGAGTGAGCTTCGAGGCCGCCTCGTGCCCCTGCCTCAGGCAATGCAACCTCGCCCTGTGCAGGGGCGTCACGGAGGCAACGGCTCGCCGCTACTTTGTGCCACGCACGAAGCTGGAGCTTGCCTCGTTTGTGGGGTGCATCCCGGACGTAACGGGCATGATCGTTCGGTTCACTGGACCTGACAGATGGATCGTGCCGTCCGTTTCCTCGCCGGCGCTGTCCCTGCTACCTAACCTCCGGCGGCTGCTGGTCGCCGACGTGCCTCGGTGCTGGGACGTCTCGTGGCCGCGCCTCCTCCTTGAGACGGCGCCTTCCCTCGAGACCCTCCATGTCCACGTTGCCCCGCCGCCTTGCAAAGAGGAAGAGGAGCCCAGCGGCGATGAGATATCGTGGCGGCCCGCCATGCGTGGGCACCGGCACCTCAAGGAGTTTGTGATGACTGGTTTTGAAGGGACGGAGAGGCAGGTTTACCTCGTCAGGTTTGTCATGGGAGTGTGCAGCACGGCGTTGCGCCATGTCGCCATGCTCAAGAAGGGGCTTGTTCGGGACAAGGGCCACTGGGACTGGGAGATGGCGACGCAGCAGCAGCACTCACAGTCACAGTGGACCGACGAGGAGAAGGACAAGACGCTTAAACAGATCATGAATGGGGTTCCTTCTTACTCAACCGCTTCTCCGGTTATAGTTTTTGGATGA
- the LOC125539033 gene encoding O-glucosyltransferase rumi homolog codes for MQPPAKAGRLTRSLVVNGGVFIFIAAIVAGAFVSAYWISASARVASIIPAGWGPLPPQQPPAPAPDAAEPATTACPAYFRWIHEDLRPWRATGITRETLEGARRYGAKFRVTVLAGRLYVARYGRCFQTRDVFTQWGILQLLRRYAGRLPDLDLMFNCQDLPVVNAGDHAPPPLLRYCGSEPTLDIAFPDWSFWGWPELNIKPWEALRREISEANAALDWTRRTPYAYWKGNPTVGAARRELLKCNVSRERDWNARIYAQARHNYAARSSVSVMHFFQDWRTEVRDGFRASDLAKQCTHRYKMYVEGRGWSVSEKYILACDSVALVVRPRFHDFFSRGLVPLRHYWPVRGQCRSIKFAVDWGNSHPGKARVIGGNASRFVQEELTMDNVYDYMFHLLSEYARLLRYKPTVPGGAVEVTVQSMARGRRGLEREFMAGTAVNVSGSAEPCELPSPFGSEELESLRRRKADAARQVETWEER; via the exons ATGCAGCCTCCGGCGAAGGCTGGCCGGCTCACTCGGAGCCTGGTTGTGAACGGCGGCGTGTTCATCTTCATCGCCGCGATTGTCGCCGGCGCTTTCGTCTCCGCCTACTGGATATCTGCCAGCGCCAGA GTTGCTTCGATCATTCCTGCCGGTTGGGGGCCCCTTCCTCCGCAGCAGCCACCTGCTCCGGCGCCGGATGCCGCAGAACCAGCGACGACGGCGTGCCCGGCCTACTTCCGGTGGATCCACGAAGACCTGCGGCCATGGCGAGCCACGGGGATCACGCGCGAGACGTTGGAAGGCGCCCGCCGGTACGGCGCCAAGTTCCGGGTGACGGTGCTCGCGGGGCGCCTCTACGTGGCGCGCTACGGCCGGTGCTTCCAGACGCGGGACGTGTTCACGCAATGGGGCATCCTGCAGCTGCTCCGGCGCTACGCTGGCCGCCTCCCCGACCTCGATCTCATGTTCAACTGCCAGGACCTGCCGGTCGTCAACGCCGGCGACCACGCGCCTCCGCCGCTGCTCCGGTACTGCGGCAGCGAGCCCACGCTGGACATCGCCTTCCCTGACTGGTCCTTCTGGGGCTG GCCGGAGCTGAACATAAAGCCATGGGAAGCGTTGAGAAGGGAGATCAGTGAGGCGAATGCGGCGTTGGACTGGACGCGCAGGACGCCGTACGCGTACTGGAAGGGGAACCCGACGGTGGGCGCGGCGCGCCGGGAGCTCCTCAAGTGCAACGTCTCCCGCGAGCGTGACTGGAACGCCCGGATCTACGCGCAGGCACGCCACAACTATGCCGCACGTAGTTCAGTGTCAGTAATGCATTTTTTTCAGGACTGGAGGACGGAGGTACGAGACGGGTTCAGGGCATCGGACTTGGCCAAGCAGTGCACGCACAG GTACAAGATGTACGTGGAAGGGCGCGGGTGGTCGGTGAGCGAGAAGTACATCCTGGCGTGCGACTCCGTGGCGCTCGTGGTGCGGCCGAGGTTCCACGACTTCTTCTCCAGGGGGCTCGTGCCGCTGCGGCACTACTGGCCCGTGCGCGGCCAGTGCCGGTCCATCAAGTTCGCCGTGGACTGGGGCAACTCGCACCCAGGCAAG GCGCGGGTAATAGGAGGAAATGCGAGCCGGTTCGTGCAGGAGGAGCTGACGATGGATAATGTGTACGACTACATGTTCCACCTTCTGAGCGAGTACGCTAGGCTGCTGCGGTACAAGCCCACGGTGCCGGGCGGGGCCGTGGAGGTCACCGTGCAGTCCATGGCGCGCGGAAGGCGAGGGCTGGAGCGGGAGTTCATGGCGGGCACGGCGGTGAACGTCTCGGGCAGCGCGGAACCGTGCGAGCTGCCGTCGCCGTTCGGGTCCGAGGAGCTGGAGTCGCTGCGGAGGAGGAAAGCCGATGCGGCGAGGCAGGTGGAGACGTGGGAGGAGCGGTGA
- the LOC125539031 gene encoding O-glucosyltransferase rumi homolog isoform X2: protein MAMAVAPAGAVEGQRSSKLVAALSRTSATFLFFSVVAVGAVAVSTRWITTNTTTLQASFPTTAAIPAAAAAVLHPKTQHPNPSPQSPSRQPRPPPAAYSISCPVPSLRLNISHAAKASKSSQTLALALSSPSSCRSSPDPPPATATAAGSSSNSSCPPYFRFIHEDLRPWRAAGGVTRAMLARARATASFRLVVLGGRAFVQRFRPAFQTRDLFTIWGILQLLRRYPGRVPDLDLMFDCVDWPVVRTHLYRGEHAPFMPPLFRYCGDDRTLDIVFPDWSFWGWPEINIKPWDALHKDLKDGNSKVRWFSREPYAYWKGNAAVATSRQELVKCNVSSTQDWNARIYTQDWFKESKEGYKTSDLGSQCTHRSLMPLQHYWPVRDNNKCASIQYAVNWGNSHKQLAQRIGKEASNFVEQEVNMDHVYDYMLHLLREYAKLLSFKPTKPPEAVEVCPDSLVCQAEGTERKFLMESMVKSAHDSGPCDLPPPFSRRELTMLKRRKENSIRQVEMWEQRASTTR from the exons ATGGCGATGGCGGTGGCACCAGCTGGGGCCGTGGAGGGACAGCGGTCCAGCAAGCTCGTCGCGGCGCTGTCGAGAACGAGCGCGaccttcctcttcttctccgtGGTCGCCGTCGGAGCGGTCGCCGTATCCACTCGCTGGATCACCACCAACACCACCACT TTGCAGGCAAGCTTCCCCACCACCGCGGCCattcccgccgccgccgccgccgttctcCACCCCAAAACACAGCACCCCAACCCATCACCGCAGTCGCCCTCCAGACAACCGCGACCACCACCCGCCGCCTACTCCATCTCTTGCCCCGTCCCTTCCCTCCGTCTCAACATCTCCCACGCCGCCAAAGCGAGCAAATCTTCCCAAACCCTGGCCCTCGCGCTCTCCTCCCCGTCCTCCTGCCGCTCCTCCCCCGACCCCCCACCGGCCACCGCAACCGCCGCCGGCTCATCCTCCAACTCCTCGTGCCCGCCCTACTTCCGCTTCATCCACGAGGACCTCCGCCCATGGCGCGCGGCGGGGGGCGTCACCCGCGCCATGCTCGCGCGCGCCCGCGCCACCGCCAGCTTCCGCCTCGTCGTCCTGGGCGGCCGGGCCTTCGTGCAGCGGTTCCGCCCGGCGTTTCAGACGCGCGACCTCTTCACCATCTGGGGGATTCTCCAGCTGCTCCGTCGCTACCCCGGCCGCGTCCCCGACCTCGACCTCATGTTCGACTGCGTCGACTGGCCCGTCGTCCGCACGCACCTCTACCGCGGTGAGCACGCCCCCTTCATGCCGCCGCTCTTCCGGTACTGCGGGGATGACAGGACGCTCGACATCGTCTTCCCAGATTGGTCATTCTGGGGCTG GCCGGAGATCAACATAAAACCATGGGATGCCCTGCATAAAGATTTGAAGGATGGTAATAGTAAGGTAAGATGGTTCAGTAGAGAACCTTATGCTTACTGGAAAGGGAATGCAGCAGTTGCGACATCACGGCAGGAATTGGTTAAGTGTAATGTCTCCAGCACGCAAGACTGGAATGCAAGGATTTACACTCAG GACTGGTTCAAAGAGAGCAAGGAAGGGTATAAGACCTCGGATTTGGGCAGTCAGTGCACTCACAG GTCTCTTATGCCGCTTCAGCATTATTGGCCAGTTCGGGATAACAATAAATGCGCCTCAATACAATATGCTGTTAACTGGGGCAACTCTCACAAGCAATTG GCACAGCGCATAGGAAAGGAAGCAAGCAATTTCGTTGAACAAGAGGTTAATATGGACCATGTGTATGATTACATGCTTCACCTGTTAAGGGAATATGCCAAGCTTCTAAGTTTCAAGCCAACTAAGCCACCTGAAGCTGTTGAGGTCTGCCCTGACTCTTTGGTCTGCCAAGCTGAAGGCACTGAGAGGAAGTTTCTTATGGAATCCATGGTGAAGTCTGCCCATGATTCAGGTCCATGTGATCTTCCCCCACCTTTCAGCCGCCGGGAGCTCACAATGCTAAAACGGAGGAAAGAAAATTCGATCAGGCAGGTTGAAATGTGGGAGCAGAGAGCTTCGACAACTAGATGA